The Thiomonas sp. FB-Cd genome includes a window with the following:
- a CDS encoding IS1634 family transposase, translating into MFIKITTSGGRRYVQLVESYRDESGRVKKRTVATLGRADQAGSQLESVIRGLQRLRGDMPPEAGAVATVADVRFESSRALGDVWALTELWDELGFGELRRVFGRTRSRIDVEGLVRLMVLNRLCDPTSKLGVLRWLQTVALPRFAPKEVTHQQLLRAMDALVEHQDRVQAALAGLLRPLIDQDLSVVFYDMTTIGVEGETELAGDLRQFGISKDGGIRRQFMLGVVQTAEGLPLTHRVWEGNTAEAPTLSTVVQEVLALYPVKRVVLVADRGLLSLDNLEWLRGQRVGGTEQPLEFILAVPGRRYAEFSEILEPIHAQRCAAATREVLGETRWQDMRLVWAHDPRRALEQTAARRQHIEELTQEAQRRAGKLDAQEGGTAFRGRRLSDSGAKAWLYRAVSEAHLGSIIKVDLQSDLFTYVIDDKALARAELNDGKLLLVTNVPELSALEVLRRYKSLADIERGFKILKSEIEIAPVFHRLPDRIRAHALICFIALVLYRVMRMRLKDAGSKLSPERALEQLRRIQYHQVHLGGERRDGTSSLSDADHAILQGLKLPKPAIDDQLALL; encoded by the coding sequence ATGTTTATCAAGATCACCACCTCCGGCGGTCGCCGCTATGTCCAGCTCGTGGAGTCCTACCGGGATGAGAGCGGGCGGGTGAAGAAACGCACGGTGGCCACCCTGGGGCGCGCCGACCAAGCTGGCAGCCAGCTTGAGAGCGTGATCCGCGGCCTGCAGCGACTTCGCGGCGACATGCCGCCGGAGGCCGGCGCGGTGGCGACCGTGGCCGACGTGCGGTTCGAGTCCAGCCGCGCCCTGGGCGACGTATGGGCGCTGACCGAGCTGTGGGACGAATTGGGATTCGGCGAGCTGCGCCGGGTTTTTGGTCGCACGCGCAGCCGCATCGACGTCGAGGGGCTGGTGCGCCTGATGGTGCTCAACCGCCTGTGCGATCCGACATCCAAGCTCGGGGTGCTGCGCTGGCTGCAGACGGTGGCGCTGCCGCGCTTTGCGCCCAAGGAAGTGACGCACCAGCAACTGCTGCGGGCGATGGACGCGCTGGTCGAACACCAGGACCGCGTGCAGGCGGCGCTGGCCGGGTTGCTGCGCCCGCTGATCGACCAGGACCTGTCGGTGGTGTTCTACGACATGACCACCATCGGCGTGGAGGGCGAGACCGAGCTGGCCGGCGACCTACGCCAGTTCGGCATATCCAAGGACGGCGGCATTCGCCGCCAGTTCATGCTCGGAGTGGTGCAGACGGCCGAGGGACTGCCGCTGACGCATCGGGTCTGGGAAGGGAACACGGCCGAGGCACCGACGCTCAGCACCGTGGTTCAAGAGGTTCTGGCGCTGTACCCGGTCAAGCGCGTGGTGCTGGTGGCCGATCGCGGTCTGCTCAGCCTGGACAATCTGGAGTGGCTGCGCGGGCAACGCGTGGGCGGCACCGAGCAGCCACTGGAGTTCATCCTGGCCGTGCCGGGGCGGCGTTATGCCGAATTCTCGGAGATTCTGGAGCCGATCCACGCGCAGCGCTGCGCGGCAGCCACCCGCGAGGTCCTCGGCGAGACCCGCTGGCAGGACATGCGCCTGGTCTGGGCCCACGATCCGCGCCGCGCCCTGGAACAAACCGCAGCGCGCCGCCAGCATATCGAAGAACTCACGCAGGAAGCCCAGCGGCGTGCTGGCAAGCTTGATGCGCAAGAAGGCGGCACCGCCTTCAGAGGCCGGCGCCTGAGCGACTCCGGTGCTAAGGCCTGGCTGTACCGCGCGGTCTCCGAGGCGCATCTGGGCTCGATCATCAAGGTCGACCTGCAATCGGATCTGTTCACCTACGTCATCGACGACAAGGCGCTGGCGCGTGCAGAACTCAACGACGGCAAGCTGTTGTTGGTGACCAATGTGCCAGAGTTGTCGGCGCTTGAGGTTCTGCGACGCTACAAGAGCCTGGCCGACATCGAGCGCGGCTTCAAGATTCTCAAATCCGAGATCGAGATCGCCCCGGTGTTCCACCGCTTGCCCGACCGCATCCGTGCCCATGCGCTGATCTGCTTCATCGCTCTGGTGCTGTACCGCGTCATGCGCATGCGCCTCAAGGACGCCGGCTCCAAGCTGTCGCCCGAACGTGCACTCGAGCAACTGCGGCGCATCCAATACCACCAGGTCCACCTCGGCGGCGAGCGCCGCGACGGCACGTCCTCGCTCAGCGACGCCGACCACGCCATCCTCCAAGGACTCAAGCTCCCGAAACCCGCCATCGACGACCAACTCGCACTCCTGTAG
- the rmuC gene encoding DNA recombination protein RmuC: protein MTTEAISLLLFIVALLFVNVVLGWVLVVRQRAQAEGRQNLVKELATPFERLERELRGAVQSATQSLRTEQAAQLSQFQQMLLNQQAESTRTQNTQLDAVALQLQSLQKSVGDTLVQQVGHLTQTNTQSLQSLQAQLVERLDALRQTTDQRLVESRQSADQKLDEVRGTVELRLRDMQADNEKKLEQMRLTVDEKLHATLEQRLGESFKQVAERLELVHRGLGEMQTLAQGVGDLKRVFSNVKSRGVFGEIQLAGLIEQVFTPEQYGVNVETVPGSGARVEYAIRLPGRGDGPLWLPIDAKFPREDYERLLDAQDRADKPSADLAAKALELRLREEAKTIHAKYIAAPHTSDFGILFLPTEGLYAEALRRPGLVESLQREHRVMLAGPTTLLALLNSLHMGFRTLALEQRSTEVWKVLGAVKTEFAKFGDVLAKTRKKLDEASNTIGAAETRTRAMHRQLRSVEALPADETQSVLGLTDADSTLTEDTL, encoded by the coding sequence ATGACAACCGAAGCGATATCGCTGCTTCTTTTTATCGTTGCCCTTCTTTTTGTCAACGTCGTTTTGGGCTGGGTGCTGGTCGTGCGGCAGCGCGCACAAGCCGAGGGGCGGCAGAACCTGGTCAAGGAACTTGCAACGCCGTTTGAACGCTTGGAGCGGGAGCTTCGCGGCGCGGTACAGTCGGCTACCCAAAGCCTGCGCACTGAGCAGGCTGCGCAACTCTCGCAGTTCCAGCAGATGCTGCTCAACCAGCAGGCCGAGAGCACCCGGACCCAAAACACCCAGCTCGATGCCGTGGCGCTGCAATTGCAGAGTCTGCAAAAATCCGTGGGTGACACTTTGGTGCAGCAGGTGGGTCACCTGACACAAACGAACACCCAAAGCCTGCAGTCTCTCCAGGCACAGCTCGTCGAGCGCCTGGACGCGTTGCGTCAGACGACGGACCAGCGTCTGGTCGAATCGCGTCAGAGCGCGGACCAAAAGCTGGATGAAGTGCGCGGCACGGTGGAGTTGCGTTTGCGCGACATGCAGGCCGACAACGAGAAAAAACTTGAACAAATGCGCTTGACCGTGGACGAAAAGCTCCATGCGACCCTGGAGCAGCGCCTCGGCGAGAGTTTCAAGCAGGTGGCCGAGCGGCTGGAGCTCGTGCATCGCGGCTTGGGTGAGATGCAGACCTTGGCGCAGGGCGTGGGCGATCTCAAGCGGGTGTTTTCGAACGTGAAGTCGCGCGGGGTGTTCGGGGAAATTCAGCTCGCCGGGCTGATTGAGCAGGTTTTCACCCCAGAGCAATACGGCGTGAACGTGGAAACTGTACCGGGAAGTGGCGCGCGTGTTGAGTACGCCATTCGCCTGCCCGGGAGGGGCGACGGACCGCTGTGGTTGCCCATTGACGCCAAGTTCCCGCGCGAGGATTACGAGAGGCTTCTTGATGCACAAGACCGCGCGGATAAACCTTCAGCGGATCTTGCAGCCAAAGCGCTGGAACTGCGCCTGCGTGAGGAAGCCAAGACGATTCATGCCAAGTACATCGCGGCGCCCCATACGAGCGACTTTGGCATTCTGTTCCTGCCGACCGAGGGTCTTTACGCGGAGGCGCTGCGACGCCCCGGACTGGTGGAGTCGCTGCAACGCGAGCACCGTGTGATGCTCGCGGGTCCCACCACCCTTCTGGCATTGCTCAACAGCCTTCACATGGGATTTCGTACCTTGGCGCTCGAGCAGCGATCGACGGAAGTATGGAAGGTCTTGGGGGCGGTGAAGACCGAATTCGCCAAGTTTGGCGACGTGCTGGCGAAGACGCGCAAGAAGCTGGACGAAGCAAGCAATACCATCGGTGCGGCTGAAACGCGCACGCGCGCCATGCACCGGCAACTCCGCAGCGTGGAGGCATTGCCAGCGGACGAGACGCAGTCTGTTCTCGGGTTGACCGATGCCGACTCCACGCTGACCGAAGACACGCTATAA
- a CDS encoding adenosylcobalamin-dependent ribonucleoside-diphosphate reductase, translating into MSRSSKDLRAARAKEHGMEPQSISLDVLAEKYAKSEERTATDIHARVARALAAVEANPAERETEFLQTLQAGFVPAGRIMSAAGTDIRATLINCFVQPVGDSVSDDVDGKPGIYKALAQAAETMRRGGGVGYDFSRIRPAGSMVGSTHSHASGPLSFMQVFNASCETVESAGSRRGAQMGVLRIDHPDVEAFVHAKDKGDFKNFNLSVGVSDAFMQAVERDLVWELVHKARPSDAQIGAGAHQRQDGLWVYRSIPARTLWDQIMRSTYDHAEPGILFLDTANRENNLYYCETFEATNPCAEEFLPDYGCCCLGSLDLTRFVQQPFTAKARFDFVAFVAVARSAVRMLDNVLDVTYWPLPEQHAEARNKRRVGLGFLGLGDACIMLGLRYDAEPARTFAAEMGRHLRDAAYAASVELAREKGAFPLFDAEKYLASAFVKRLPESLREAIAKGGLRNSHLLAVAPTGTISLAFADNASNGIEPAFSWAYTRKKRMSDNTLREYEVADHAWRLWRDLGGDVSALPPAFVTALEMSAQDHMRMLSAVQPFIDTSISKTVNVPEDYPFGNFKDLYLEAWKAGLKGLATYRPNSVLGAVLQATPSEASSSLTPQPADTDPLTRRIEGRPAGDLQAVTAKVSYMTAEGRKTVYLSISFAEVEGLVDGRPVRIERPIEFFMPAGQRDEGQQWIASNMRLLSLVARSGGSVAKSLQNMREVVWDKGPVRCGEVIKADGSRVPRFHQSEVAAIAYALQEMLRRRGFLREDGREQPIAVLAQRSPAPDGLRIDLEHPGAAPDLLASGRICPDCGGPFLRRVDGCDRCDNCGYIGSCG; encoded by the coding sequence ATGAGCAGGTCCTCGAAGGACCTGCGCGCTGCACGAGCTAAGGAGCACGGCATGGAGCCGCAAAGCATCAGTCTGGATGTTCTCGCAGAAAAATATGCAAAGAGCGAGGAGCGTACTGCGACTGACATTCACGCACGCGTTGCTCGCGCATTGGCCGCAGTCGAGGCCAATCCTGCAGAGCGGGAGACGGAGTTCTTGCAGACGCTGCAGGCGGGTTTCGTCCCGGCTGGACGCATCATGTCAGCGGCCGGCACGGACATTCGGGCCACCTTGATCAACTGCTTCGTGCAGCCCGTGGGCGACTCCGTTTCGGACGACGTGGACGGCAAGCCTGGAATTTACAAGGCGCTGGCGCAAGCTGCAGAGACCATGCGTCGCGGCGGGGGCGTCGGCTATGACTTTAGCCGCATCCGCCCCGCTGGCAGCATGGTGGGGAGCACGCATTCGCACGCCAGCGGTCCGCTGTCGTTCATGCAGGTGTTCAACGCGTCATGCGAAACGGTGGAGTCGGCGGGCAGCCGGCGCGGGGCGCAAATGGGCGTCTTGCGCATCGATCACCCTGATGTTGAGGCCTTCGTTCACGCCAAGGACAAGGGGGATTTCAAGAATTTCAATCTCTCGGTGGGCGTGAGCGACGCATTCATGCAAGCGGTCGAGCGCGATCTGGTCTGGGAACTTGTGCACAAAGCGCGTCCAAGCGACGCCCAGATTGGCGCAGGCGCCCACCAGCGCCAAGACGGTCTTTGGGTGTATCGCAGCATCCCGGCGCGCACGTTGTGGGATCAGATCATGCGATCCACGTACGATCACGCCGAGCCGGGCATCCTGTTTCTCGATACGGCAAATCGCGAGAACAATCTGTACTACTGCGAAACGTTTGAGGCGACGAACCCGTGCGCCGAAGAGTTCCTGCCCGACTATGGATGCTGCTGCCTGGGTTCGCTGGATCTGACACGTTTTGTCCAGCAGCCATTTACTGCAAAGGCTCGCTTCGACTTCGTCGCCTTCGTGGCGGTGGCGCGAAGCGCGGTGCGCATGCTCGATAACGTGCTTGATGTGACCTACTGGCCATTGCCCGAGCAGCATGCGGAGGCGCGGAACAAGCGGCGCGTCGGTCTGGGCTTTCTGGGGCTGGGCGACGCCTGCATCATGCTTGGGCTGCGGTATGACGCCGAGCCGGCCCGTACCTTCGCTGCGGAAATGGGCCGCCATTTGCGCGATGCCGCGTATGCAGCATCGGTCGAACTCGCCCGGGAAAAGGGCGCTTTTCCGCTATTTGATGCGGAAAAATATCTCGCCAGTGCGTTCGTGAAGCGTCTGCCCGAATCCTTGCGCGAGGCGATCGCCAAAGGCGGCTTGCGCAATTCTCACCTCTTGGCCGTGGCACCCACTGGAACCATTAGCCTGGCCTTCGCTGACAACGCCAGCAACGGTATCGAGCCTGCGTTTTCCTGGGCCTACACGCGAAAAAAGCGGATGTCCGACAACACGTTGCGCGAATATGAAGTGGCTGACCACGCGTGGCGGTTATGGCGGGATTTGGGCGGCGACGTCAGCGCCTTGCCGCCGGCGTTTGTGACAGCCCTGGAGATGTCGGCGCAGGACCATATGCGAATGCTCTCTGCTGTGCAGCCGTTCATCGACACCAGCATTAGCAAGACGGTCAATGTTCCCGAAGATTATCCCTTTGGCAATTTCAAGGATCTCTACCTCGAGGCCTGGAAGGCAGGGCTCAAGGGTTTGGCCACGTACCGGCCGAACAGTGTGCTGGGTGCCGTGTTGCAGGCCACTCCTTCCGAAGCATCTTCGTCGCTGACCCCGCAGCCTGCGGATACCGATCCGCTCACCCGCCGAATCGAGGGCCGACCGGCGGGTGACTTGCAGGCGGTCACGGCGAAGGTCAGTTACATGACCGCAGAGGGCCGGAAGACTGTTTACCTGTCGATTTCGTTCGCGGAAGTCGAGGGCTTGGTGGATGGCAGGCCAGTTCGCATTGAGCGGCCAATCGAGTTTTTCATGCCTGCAGGCCAGCGCGACGAGGGGCAGCAGTGGATTGCCTCGAACATGCGGTTGCTGTCGCTGGTGGCGCGATCGGGCGGTTCGGTCGCGAAGTCGCTGCAGAACATGCGCGAGGTGGTGTGGGATAAGGGTCCGGTGCGCTGCGGGGAGGTCATCAAGGCGGATGGAAGTCGCGTTCCACGTTTCCACCAGTCGGAAGTGGCCGCGATCGCCTACGCACTGCAGGAAATGCTCAGACGCCGTGGTTTTTTGCGGGAGGACGGCCGTGAGCAACCGATCGCTGTCCTTGCTCAGCGATCCCCGGCGCCTGACGGTTTGCGCATTGACCTGGAGCACCCTGGGGCGGCGCCCGATCTGTTGGCCAGCGGGCGCATATGTCCAGACTGCGGCGGCCCGTTCTTGCGACGGGTCGATGGCTGCGATCGTTGCGATAACTGTGGGTACATCGGCAGTTGCGGCTAA
- a CDS encoding PilC/PilY family type IV pilus protein, which translates to MKKLFRWGVLLTTSLALNMTPWAIPQSSAATAPRPQIVIALGNSQSMDGDLSGAIMTGSGQLSSGLSSLANSSSPVNYTVPSGFTPPLTPTQTASAPYTVSQNGTFFDNGASRLNVAKAGVTSVLQQYLPSMDFALEDYSTSDKNLDTTWVYYMSPSGGFQFASTVPTNGFTSYAAYQSFVASPSYPQASPAPTRWVVNPCYNYPNASSSVQSYCASIAGLYGSTTLSGSTYMQISASSDDPNINDVLYSGSLSGIFVSFNGPNPSSPYPPNFSLSDYESGNIYVSYKSTSPDNGPFGTNPTNAGYVPYSSQVMYAQRGFGYYVQSLSPNAGNMVVSMTNLGSNPSSSSVNSALSPFVAAMQPETNNSSSTEIKSLAYQSPLAGLVQGAGSALNGLTASCAGQYVILVTDGLPTMDTAGNNWPPLGSAAGQGYGVNAAFYGVAGKAAYGINNDLGNTGGTVGALDVANTNDQALIDTITAIQSLAQKGIKTYVVGLGAGVDASANPAASYALNAMAIAGGTAHEYPANNVPAFTSALSTIAATIYGNVIASAPAVPGYVQNGSLAYVLASNNVYGNEQGIFDAFSTDASGNVSTQPVWTLQMTGQQRTAALLTDQGTGSTTIPLTQASAPMFGSPTSPNAQTIINYTIDPSYNSGQYLAGRASGSFLGTVTSQADKPLILSQPNNPYFITNGAYRTFAQANTSRAPLVLFTANDGFLYAVSTGSTTSAGTLQWAWMPSVLLPQLQNYTTFQSTLPMNGGLTTVDSADANGKWATYVVGTAQSGALHYDLKLTGCSSSTSSCTPTVSNVWFDNQSGATSPPQSAPQAPATWWDSTGVAYAYYFTTSGSTSYFNLMRLYDGSTSKVKVSFTPSSTTYVDVLGGKLYVGDTQGNIWSFDLTTGTTASGVTGPTLVGTVPNETAAGPIRYQGYAQTSSGIYIWATTDHQVTVFKFTGGAVTSSATGWTPWWWSSTSGSGYFSNGGTVTTSTDPGVLSTAAPYWIDTGGTITDKSAVEAGTLIVPVTVSPPTSSCGVATAKYDFFDLGTGTFPQKKFHDLNGNVITSNPVIGLGTAYSPAISQNGNGSSIVYGTASQNQQGKIGFQVAATSGIHVGPGIMGWQPLWMLQP; encoded by the coding sequence ATGAAAAAACTATTTCGTTGGGGAGTTTTGCTTACGACCTCCCTTGCATTGAACATGACCCCTTGGGCCATACCCCAGAGCAGTGCGGCCACTGCTCCCCGGCCCCAAATCGTGATCGCCCTAGGGAATTCCCAATCCATGGATGGTGACCTAAGCGGGGCGATCATGACCGGCTCGGGTCAACTTTCATCAGGTTTGAGTAGCCTCGCCAACAGCAGTTCGCCGGTGAACTACACGGTGCCTTCCGGCTTCACGCCACCACTGACGCCAACACAAACCGCATCAGCACCCTATACCGTAAGCCAAAATGGCACGTTTTTTGATAATGGCGCCAGCCGTTTGAATGTAGCCAAGGCCGGCGTCACCTCCGTGTTGCAGCAATACCTCCCAAGCATGGACTTTGCCCTGGAAGATTACAGCACTTCGGATAAAAATCTTGATACGACATGGGTCTATTACATGTCTCCCAGCGGTGGATTCCAATTCGCCAGCACCGTGCCGACCAATGGGTTCACGAGTTATGCGGCGTATCAGAGCTTTGTCGCATCCCCCTCCTATCCGCAAGCTAGTCCTGCGCCGACGCGCTGGGTTGTCAACCCTTGCTATAACTATCCTAATGCCTCGTCCTCGGTCCAGAGTTACTGCGCATCGATCGCGGGGCTGTACGGCTCGACCACACTGTCCGGTAGCACGTACATGCAAATCAGCGCTTCGAGCGACGATCCCAACATCAATGACGTCTTGTACTCCGGCTCCTTGTCAGGTATTTTCGTATCCTTTAACGGGCCCAATCCCTCCTCCCCATATCCGCCAAATTTTAGCCTGAGCGATTATGAGTCTGGGAATATTTACGTCTCGTATAAGTCGACTTCGCCCGACAATGGCCCTTTTGGCACCAACCCAACCAACGCCGGCTATGTTCCCTATTCTTCACAAGTGATGTATGCCCAGCGAGGGTTTGGTTATTACGTGCAGAGTTTGAGTCCCAACGCAGGCAATATGGTTGTGTCGATGACAAATCTCGGCAGCAATCCATCTTCTTCATCGGTTAATTCAGCGCTAAGTCCCTTCGTTGCAGCGATGCAACCCGAGACGAACAACTCATCGTCGACAGAAATCAAGTCCCTCGCTTACCAGTCACCGCTGGCCGGCCTGGTGCAAGGCGCCGGCAGTGCTCTCAATGGCCTGACCGCCTCTTGTGCGGGGCAATACGTCATTCTCGTGACCGACGGTTTGCCGACGATGGACACCGCCGGCAATAACTGGCCACCGCTGGGTAGCGCCGCAGGGCAGGGGTACGGGGTCAATGCGGCGTTCTATGGCGTGGCCGGAAAGGCCGCCTATGGGATCAACAATGATTTGGGCAATACCGGAGGTACTGTGGGCGCGCTCGACGTCGCCAACACCAACGATCAGGCATTGATCGACACCATCACAGCCATCCAGAGCCTTGCCCAAAAAGGCATCAAGACCTACGTTGTCGGCCTCGGTGCCGGGGTGGATGCGTCAGCCAACCCTGCTGCGTCCTACGCGCTCAACGCGATGGCCATCGCAGGCGGCACGGCGCATGAGTACCCGGCCAATAACGTCCCCGCATTCACGTCAGCATTGAGCACGATCGCTGCGACGATTTACGGCAACGTCATCGCTTCTGCACCCGCGGTTCCGGGCTATGTGCAAAACGGCTCTCTCGCCTACGTTTTGGCGTCCAACAACGTGTACGGCAACGAGCAGGGCATCTTCGACGCCTTTTCTACAGACGCCAGCGGAAACGTGTCAACCCAGCCAGTCTGGACACTTCAAATGACAGGCCAGCAGCGTACAGCGGCGCTTCTGACCGATCAGGGAACCGGCTCGACCACGATTCCCTTGACGCAAGCGTCCGCCCCGATGTTCGGAAGCCCGACAAGCCCGAACGCACAGACCATCATCAACTACACCATCGACCCGTCCTATAACAGCGGCCAATATTTGGCTGGACGAGCGAGCGGAAGCTTCCTAGGCACGGTCACATCACAGGCGGACAAGCCACTTATTTTGAGCCAGCCCAACAATCCCTACTTCATTACAAACGGCGCCTATCGGACGTTTGCCCAAGCGAACACAAGCCGCGCCCCACTCGTCTTGTTTACGGCCAATGATGGGTTTCTGTATGCGGTGTCGACCGGGTCCACGACCAGCGCGGGCACGTTGCAATGGGCTTGGATGCCTTCCGTGCTCTTGCCCCAACTCCAGAACTACACGACGTTCCAATCGACCTTGCCGATGAATGGCGGGTTGACCACCGTCGACAGCGCCGATGCCAATGGAAAGTGGGCAACGTATGTCGTGGGTACGGCACAAAGCGGAGCGCTGCACTATGACTTGAAATTAACTGGATGCAGTTCGTCGACGAGCTCGTGTACGCCGACGGTCTCGAACGTCTGGTTCGACAACCAAAGTGGTGCCACATCGCCGCCACAATCCGCGCCCCAGGCACCGGCAACGTGGTGGGACAGTACTGGGGTTGCCTACGCTTACTACTTCACCACGTCAGGGTCGACCTCCTACTTCAACCTCATGCGTCTTTATGACGGATCGACGAGCAAGGTCAAAGTCAGTTTCACTCCATCATCGACGACCTATGTTGACGTCCTCGGCGGAAAACTCTACGTCGGAGACACGCAGGGCAACATTTGGTCTTTCGACTTGACAACGGGGACAACTGCAAGTGGTGTGACCGGCCCGACCCTGGTCGGAACCGTACCGAACGAAACGGCGGCCGGGCCCATTCGTTACCAAGGCTACGCCCAGACGTCGAGTGGCATCTACATTTGGGCAACCACCGACCATCAGGTGACGGTGTTCAAGTTCACCGGCGGCGCCGTGACATCGAGCGCCACGGGCTGGACCCCATGGTGGTGGTCGAGCACTTCGGGCTCGGGTTACTTCTCGAATGGTGGGACGGTGACAACCAGCACGGACCCGGGTGTGCTTTCGACGGCGGCACCTTACTGGATCGATACAGGCGGAACAATCACCGACAAATCGGCGGTTGAAGCGGGCACTTTGATCGTTCCGGTGACGGTCAGCCCACCGACATCGTCTTGCGGTGTAGCAACCGCGAAGTACGATTTTTTTGATTTGGGTACTGGAACATTTCCACAGAAGAAATTCCACGACCTCAATGGCAACGTCATCACGAGCAACCCCGTGATCGGTCTGGGTACAGCCTATTCGCCGGCCATATCGCAAAATGGCAACGGTTCATCGATCGTGTATGGCACGGCGTCTCAAAACCAGCAAGGCAAGATCGGCTTTCAGGTGGCGGCAACGAGCGGAATCCACGTGGGGCCAGGCATCATGGGATGGCAGCCCCTGTGGATGCTCCAACCATGA
- a CDS encoding D-glycerate dehydrogenase translates to MTEEDFGARSASLNLGGGTRPRVLVARAVFPDILEKLQAVADVEYTQDDRIDPPEVLRARLRDKHGAFITNSERIDATLLDACPDLRVISTMTVGVDHIDLDACAVRGVIVTHAPDVLTETTADFGFALLLAAARQIGDAERYLRAGKWHKWSYDLFAGSDVHGTTLGIVGMGRIGQAIARRAAFGFGMKVLYHNRKPLPSTVEHECRAAYRGLDDLLHESDHVLLALPYSPTARHLIGEREIAAMRQGATLINVARGGVVDEEALVRALHRGHLGAVGLDVFEGEPHVNPALLAAPRVVLTPHIASSSIPTRRAMVKLAVDNLIAVLQGRPPLTPFNA, encoded by the coding sequence ATGACTGAAGAAGACTTTGGCGCACGCAGTGCTTCACTCAACCTTGGGGGCGGTACGCGTCCGCGGGTGCTTGTTGCGCGTGCTGTGTTTCCCGATATTTTGGAGAAGCTGCAGGCTGTCGCCGACGTTGAGTACACGCAGGACGACCGTATCGACCCGCCTGAGGTGCTGCGCGCGCGGCTGCGCGACAAGCATGGCGCATTCATCACCAATAGCGAGCGCATCGATGCGACGTTGCTTGACGCCTGTCCTGATCTTCGCGTGATCAGCACGATGACGGTCGGTGTCGATCACATCGACCTTGATGCCTGTGCAGTGCGCGGCGTGATTGTCACTCACGCGCCGGACGTGCTCACCGAAACGACAGCTGATTTCGGCTTCGCTTTATTGCTTGCGGCAGCGCGCCAAATCGGCGATGCGGAGCGCTATCTGCGCGCTGGAAAGTGGCACAAATGGAGTTATGACCTGTTCGCCGGTAGCGACGTTCATGGCACCACGCTGGGCATCGTTGGCATGGGTCGCATCGGTCAAGCAATTGCCCGCCGCGCCGCATTCGGCTTCGGGATGAAGGTGCTCTACCACAACCGCAAACCGCTTCCTTCGACAGTTGAGCACGAATGCCGCGCCGCCTACCGTGGTCTCGACGATCTGCTACACGAAAGCGATCACGTGCTGCTGGCATTACCCTACTCCCCCACAGCGCGTCACCTGATTGGCGAGCGTGAGATTGCGGCAATGCGGCAAGGGGCCACGCTGATCAACGTCGCCCGCGGAGGCGTGGTTGATGAAGAGGCTCTCGTGCGGGCTTTGCACCGTGGGCATTTGGGGGCAGTGGGCCTGGATGTCTTTGAAGGTGAGCCCCACGTCAATCCGGCGCTGCTGGCTGCGCCCCGCGTGGTGCTCACGCCGCATATCGCCAGTAGCAGTATCCCAACCCGGCGCGCGATGGTGAAGTTGGCGGTGGACAACTTGATCGCTGTGTTGCAAGGCAGGCCTCCTCTCACACCATTCAACGCCTGA